TGGCGATTCCTCCGGGGAGACCTTCGAGACGCGGCTGGGGTACGATCCGGCCCGCGTCGAGGCGGCTCCCGAGGGGGCGAACCTCGGGCTTGGCTGTGGCAACCCCCTCTCGATCGCCGACCTGTCGCCGGGCGAGACGCTGCTCGATCTCGGTTCCGGGGGCGGATTCGACTGTTTCCTGGCCGCCCAGGAACTCGGACCGACGGGGCGGGTGATCGGCGTGGACATGACTCCCGAGATGGTCGAGCGGGCCCGCCGGAACGCCGAGCGCTCGCCACACGACACTGTGGAGTTTCGGCTCGGCGAGATCGAGTCCCTCCCGGTGTCAGACGCCTCGGTCGACGTCATCACCTCGAACTGCGTCGTCAACCTCTCCACGTCGAAATCACGGGTGTTCGAGGAGGCCTTCCGGGTACTGAAGCCGGGTGGCCGACTCGCGATTTCGGACATCGTGCTGACCGAGCGCGGGCAGGCCGAACTGGACGACGCTGACCTCGATCAGTACGCGAGCTGTCTCTCGGGTGCGGTCACGATCGAGCGCCTCCAGTCGCTCATCGAGGGAGCCGGCTTCGAGTCGGTCTCGGTCCGGCCGAA
This region of Halodesulfurarchaeum sp. HSR-GB genomic DNA includes:
- the arsM gene encoding arsenite methyltransferase, translated to MSQQPTDEPTSEPCCTAVEHDLTREEIETDVGRLAAMGAETRYEILRLLDGAPEPVCACDLTPHLDVDQSTTSRALKRLSEAGLVDRRKDGRWRYYSVTDRAKRLLDALDSEREFARADTSPAAGDKRGAVRDRYGAIASGSAGSPEAEDGCCGSSSGSSSCCGDSSGETFETRLGYDPARVEAAPEGANLGLGCGNPLSIADLSPGETLLDLGSGGGFDCFLAAQELGPTGRVIGVDMTPEMVERARRNAERSPHDTVEFRLGEIESLPVSDASVDVITSNCVVNLSTSKSRVFEEAFRVLKPGGRLAISDIVLTERGQAELDDADLDQYASCLSGAVTIERLQSLIEGAGFESVSVRPKAESDAIVREMYGEEGLTDLVHSAHISGYKPDR